TAGGCCATCAACCTGCCTAAACAAATGAATAATTTGGGTCCACCAGGGAATACCTAAAGTCATTGTCTAATTATCAAACCAATTCAATGAATTAATAGAATCAGCTATCATTTAAAAAGACAAATCACAGCATCAGTTGCATAGACTAGTGATTAATGTTAATTTACAGCTTCGTGAATTGCAGTGTAATTCTTGAATTGCTCAGTGATGCTCCACTTTCAAAATGTTATGAGTGACCAGAATATCTTCCCAAGTTCAGATGTAACATAGGCATCAATCTTGGACGATTGTGTTACATAATGGTTGCCTATGATACATAAGACACAAAGACTACACCTGACAAATCTTTATTGAATATTGCTAGATAGTGCATAACTGTTTTACTGCTTTGGCCAACATAAATAGGGATCATTAACTTGTGAGGAAGGTGAATCATTTCAAGAAAGTTTGGTCTGACAAAGCTACTAAATTTACCTTGAATTCCAACTATAAACATTTGTGCGAAAAATTGCAATTTCAGACCAAACAGCAAGGCACAAACCAAAGATTGCAAATGAATCATGAAATTTTCCTTTTGCAAATCAGATACATAATCGTCCATAGCATGATATCAGGAAGTATTATTAGTGATCCCACTATCAAAAACTTTTCGTATTACCCATGGTATCTGGAAAACCTAGTGGACAAACTGCAAGTAGAGGTGCAGAAGAGGAAACAAACGGAGCAATCACTAACAACTTAGGAGTTAATAGAAGATCAAATATAATTCACATAAAATCTAGGTCATTGCTTAAAGTTAAAGCACTCCGAAGATTCAATACAAAACTCTGCAAGTGAAAGTTTCTCATCAAATGTGAATCATAGGTCAGAATGCAGATTAAGGTTGCCAAGAAAATGTTAGTAGGTATGCTGACACAAATTCTCGACATGTAATTCtagcaagaaaaaaatatatgtttgggGTTTTTAGAACAAATAGGTGAATTTGTAGAAATCTGAGATAAGCTAGCAGGCTGTGCATATGCATTAAGAagcaaatataaaaaagaaaaggaaattgaTTGTGAATCACTTAATTAATCAAGGACTTTGAAGAAGTAGAGTATAACGTTGAAAAGCATGAACAGTCCTTTCCAACTACCTCCTTTGACAGTGTAGCTAAATATCTATCTCAGCACTTATGCTGCAGATGATGAAGCATAGACACCACTCGTAAAACCATTGATATCATTTACAGGGCAGGAGTATTTTGTGAGGTTAGACGGATGAAGTGAGCAAACTTCTTGAAGATAATTGGCACTCTTGATCGCCAAGAATCTGCTGGATATCCAATAGCCAATAATTTGCATGAGCAAAGCCCATACAGAGTATCCATGCTTCACTTGCTTGATTGCCCTAATAGCTCAATCTCCCCGAGCGAATCGATCGCCACGAGAACATCGAAATCCGCAAGATATCAGCACCAAACCAACAATCATCCTCGCAATGCCATCAAAACTTTCGACACTAAACCCAGAAACCGAGGATACAAGAAAAATAGGCGAGCAAACAGACGATTCTTAAACGGAGAACAAGAAGCAGAGTtcacaaagaaagaaaaggaactcGACTcacagaggaggaagagaaggccgTCGAGTAACCCTCGCTCTGCGTTTCCCTTTCCCTTCctcgaaaagagagagagagagagagagagagagagagagagagagagagagctgcttCCACCAGGAAATCGTTACAACAAACTACCTAACATGAACGACGTCATATTTGTGATGATTtcgttatattacataattacccTGAACCTGTATTTtactcataaaaaatataaaaattgttgGGAAGGATGAGTGGCTTACGGTTGACCGAACAGTAAAAACTGGAAGTAATAGAAAATTACAAATTTACCTCTGTTGACTATGGTTGATCATAGTTGATCAGTCAACTTTCTCTTGTTCTCCGCGGCCGCTGCAATGAGCACAGTGACCGGCCTGCGACAGAGATCCGACCGGACGTCGGAGACGAGGACGAGAAGCTTTGGTCGGATTTGGGTAGAGTAGtgttcttctcctctcttcttctccctcacgACTTCACCCTCACCCCTTTGCTGCCCTCTTCTTCCGCACCCTTTCTCTACGTCTTTTCCCATGTGTTTCTGCCGTTCCCCAAAGGTCCATAGAAGCGAGGAACTCTTTCACCCTATCTCACTTCTTCTCCTCAAAGCTCCGTTTATAGGAGCGAGGGAACGAGGGCTCGCTTCCCGCGTGGGCGGCTGCGGCATGAAACACCTGCGTGCGGCGGTGCGCGAGGGCAGCAGGCATGCCGGGGGGGTTGTGCGGCAGTGAGCGACGCCTCGCCTGAGGGGGCCACGATGGGGCCCGCACAATGGGATGTTGACGGCCAACATCCCTAATTTACTTCAATTTGAGTCAATttctacaaaaataataataaataaattatttcttaAACTTATCGAATCCCATAAACTGACGGACTCGATTCTCCATCACATTTCGTGTAAGATTAAATTGCAGTATCATACCATCAATTTGGGTATCCATGGGATCAAGAAATAATGAGCTTTTAGGCATCCTGTTAATAAGTTAAaagtatattttgaaatattataaaataatattttatattttaaataagattatataGAGTTTTAGGAATAAGAATTTTTAGTTTCAAATATATTGAAAAAGATTTCAAATAAGATTATATAGAGTTGTAGAGATTAgagatttttataattaataCTTATAGATCTATGATGTACATGTAGATCAATTAATACCTCAAAGTACTCAACTCAAGTGTTAGAGTCAGTAAGTATTTTTtagaatttaatttaaaaaatttcatCTTGATTTTTTCTTTTAGTTTGATCTTGGACTAGTAATatcttattactattattttatAAGATTCAGTTGAGTTTATTTTgtaaagaaaaaatttaaaaaaaaattaattttaaaagttCAAATTAATGTGAAAAATTAAATGATTATACGTTGATATTAATAGAGAATTCACTTTTGGTAAATTCTTCTCTTTTTGTAAATAGTATGGTATCAAAAGAGAACTTACATGTGTAAATTTATCACAACAAAATGATGTGACTGAATGAaagatttaatattttataaagaTTTATAAATGTAAAAATTTAACCAAGGTCAAATGTATGACATATGCAACTTATATTATTAATCGAACTTCTCTTAGTCCAATTAATCTGAAGTCTCCATATGAGCTCATATTTGATAACcaaatgttaaatattttaaagtatttggTTCTTCGTGACATGTTAACGTACCAAACTAAAAAAGAACAAGTTTGTTGCTAaagctaaaaaatatatttttattagttacgatgaaagaaagaaagaaaaattgaaaatatatgaattcGTAAGCACAGAGTTATATAGTATATTGAGATATTGTGTTCGAAGAggtttcttttcattattttttactggtaatttattttaaaattattaatcacAATAGAAGTGATATATGTTCAAAAGTTATAGTTGAGATTTTTTTATCATCTAATGCTTCCATGAATTTTGACTCATCTCATTCCTTATCTATATatacttttattattttaaaattattaatcacAATAGAAGTGATATACGTTTAAAGCGATCGGAAGAGTAATGATTTCATAAAGAGAAAATCCCAACatcaaaaagataaaaaagaatagtTATCAAAATAACACATTACCAAAGATAAAGTAATGTAAGTATatatcactatttttttttttttctgaaccaATCGAGTCTATTTGTTTTAATAAAGCTAAAAGTGTTAAAGTATGGGAGGATGCTGTGAAAAGAAATAAATACTACTTATAAAATTGAAACTTGAGATATTCTGTTAAGGCATATTGATTTCTGCGAGgaatttgatgatattttttatttacatAAGTCTATTCTTTGAATTCGAATATCGTATAGATATCGTGCCTTCTACACGAAGTCTTGCTAGAAATTTTAATGATCTTCCGTTTTGTAAGTTTGGATCAGGATCTAGGTCAAGAGGCATTTTAGATAGTCACACAAGTTTTCGAATAGAACAACTTGATTCAGGTAGATTTTTCGACAGTATAATAATCTGGATAGTAACATTCACatagaagaaaactttgatcacGGTCATGTTTCTATAGGTGATCTCGTACTTGGTGGTAGTTATGGGTGCGACCTTGCATATCAAATTGAGATTTATCTGTAaaagtatattttaaaaaaatatattaataaattaaaatatattttaaaagatcataaaataatattttatattttaaataaaattagatagagttttaaaaataaaaaaataatttaaaaatatatttttaaaattttttaactaAAATTATATAGAATTGTAGAGTTGCAAAGATTTTAAATAAATTAAGTGACATCTATATGTAGATCAATTAAAGTCTCAACTATCCAACTCAAATCTATATTATTATTTCAGAAAAGATTACACTTGTAATCGCCCCCTCCCTTCACACACAACAGTAACGGAGGAGGACAGCAGAGCGGCTTTCGATTATTCACCCTCCACACACCATCCGGGGCTCATCCTCCACCCAATTCATTGCCCACGGTCTCATCTTCTGACACGCAATCTTAGCCTACTCCTATCTCGTATCGGCTTTCTTGGCCAGCAACCAATTTCTACTCTCTGTCAGCTGTCGCCTCAGCTGCGCTGCCAAAACATCATAATTGACATGCCAACAAAAAACGCACAAAGACTTAATTTTGTGTCTAAACTTTCAAATCCTACATATGTTATCGGTACTTAAACAAGCAGCAATTGCAGTGGAAGAAAGATTGCCTGGAGGAATAAGAATAAGAAAAGCTGCAACACGACTGCTTCATAATGACCTTTGCTTGTTCCGACTAGTTTAAGCTGAATAATCCGATTTGGTCAGCTCCCGAATATTCGATGACTCTTATGCAGAAATGTTTGAAGATGACTTGGCTGATAATTGTTGGTTAAGCAGAAGAGAGGGGAAGGGAGAAAAGAGACTCCACATCTTGATTTACTCTATTATAGTAAAAGCCATCATTAAAGACGACAGTGATGATGATAGCAGTGACGGCTACAATTGAATTCGTTCAGCGATTGTCCTTTTTCCCAACTCTATCTAGAAAGAATGGTGGCACGGGATGATATGTGGTCGCCTTTTGCTGCACCCACCTTTCTTTTTGAGACCTTTTGCAATCATTTACTCTGTTTTTTATCCTCTATTAAACCTAAAATTAAGGACCAATTTCTTGAAAAATTACTAACTTTTGTTTATCGTATAACTTCGTATTTTTCCCAAACGATTACAATAGGATGATTTTTCCAAACACAtccttctttttatctttttctaatAGCATCTCCTCCTTtaaaaaacagagagagagagagaaacagagagagagagaaggattcATTTCTATGACGCGGCACTTGTATCGATTCAGCTTCTTGGGCTCACTACTCCGCTGCTTTCGCCGACGTCAGCAGTAAACATGTGCATCCCTGAGATCCATTTCACCAAGCCACTCCGTGGCAGAGGTGGGGTCAGTGATCATATTATGTTGAAGTTGtctttttatgatttgatatgatcAAATATACCGAGGGAGAAATATGCCATTTCAGAACAATTTCCGAGTCGCGCAGTGGTACACGACTCTCTCTATGTACTTGCTGTTCTCATATGCTCCGTCGCATTTACTTTCGGTGATTAGGTAGAGCGAGGCATCCCATCCTCTCTTCTCTACAGTGTCATATAGGATGGATTCTGCTGCCACGCTCTCCTCCCCTCTGTTGTCCCCCACCGGCGACGACGACGTTGACCAGCCCCTGCCGCCGTCGACGCCTCCGGCCATGGCCGACGAGGGCGAGGCCCACGGAGCCAGCGGGCAGCTGGAGATCGTGCTGAACGACGCGTCCATCCCATGGGCTCGCCGCATGTGGCTGGCCTCCCTCATCGAGATGAAGCTGCTGGTCTTCCTCGCCGCCCCCGCCGTGATGGTGTACATGATCAACTACGTCATGTCCATGTCCACCCAGATCTTCTCCGGCCACCTCGGCAACCTCGAGCTCGCCGCCGCCTCCCTCGGCAACACCGGCATCCAAATCTTCGCCTACGGCCTCATGGTAATCCGCTCACCTTCACCTTCCGTGGTTGCCTTGAATTCTCCGACCCGGAACCCTTGTGCGCATGACGACAACGGTGACTTTCTATCAGCCATACAAATCTCTCTCGCGATCTATCGTCTGATAATGACACACGTATTTGTGCTGCGGGTCTCCGCCTCGTGTTCGACGTCGTGAAGTGAGTCAATGCGGACTTTTGTGCAGCTGGGAATGGGGAGTGCGGTGGAGACGCTCTGCGGGCAGGCGTACGGAGCCCACAAGTACGAGATGCTGGGAATATATATGCAGCGGTCGACGGTGCTGCTGATGGCCACCGGCGTGCCGCTGGCGGTGATCTACGCCTTCTCGCGGCCGATCCTGGTGCTGCTGGGGGAGTCGCCGGAGATCGCCAAGGCGGCGTCGATCTTCGTCTACGGGCTGATCCCGCAGATCTTCGCCTACGCCGCCAACTTCCCCATCCAGAAGTTCCTGCAGGCGCAGAGCATCGTGGCGCCGAGCGCTTACATCTCTGCGGCCACGCTGGCGGTGCACCTGCTGCTGAGCTGGGTGGCGGTGTACAAGATTGGGCTGGGCCTGTTTGGGGCGTCGCTGGTGCTCAGCCTGTCGTGGTGGATCATAGTGGCGGCCCAGTTCATGTACATCGTCACCAGCCGGCGGTGCCGGTTCACGTGGATGGGGTTCACCTGGCAGGCCTTCTCAGGGCTGCCCGAGTTCTTCCGGCTCTCCTCGGCCTCCGCCGTGATGCTGTGCTTGGAGACCTGGTACTTCCAGGTCCTGGTCCTCATCGCCGGTCTGCTGGAGAACCCTGAGCTGTCCCTTGATTCCCTTTCTGTGTGGTGAGCACTTGGCTTCTTCCTCTCATTCAATTCTTGTATCTCTTCATCACGCTATTACTGCTCTTGACTCATTGTTTTAATGCATTAGATCTACTCCATATGCTCGCAGATGATGGCCATACAGGGAACCAACCGTTCCCTACTTTTTCTCTGTTGTAGATAATTACATTTGGACACCTACATTCTAATAAATCAATTTAGACTAGTATGCATGTTTGTGTTTGCTCTTACTGGAAAAGTCTACTGAGATTTGTGTGTGTATACACCACATGAGCTCTTTTTCAGATTAATTTATCATTTCATTTTGATGGGAATTATGATGTGTCGGTGCAGTTGATCCCACCACACCATCATTCTTGGCTTTTTGAGGAATTTAACCTGTGACAGACAGATATCATGCAGAGTAAATGCTTTTAGAATGGCATGCCTTCTTCCAAGTTTAGCCTTGCAAATATTACACTctcgggagtaaaatatgttcatTGAAGCTCGTCTCACTTGTTCTCTGCTTGTTGGTGCAGCATGACAATTTCCGGTTGGATATTTATGATCTCGGTTGGTTTTAATGCAGCTGCGAGGTCAGTCGATGCTCTGCTTTCCTAATTCTGCAACTGAAAACAATTTCTCATCTCTATATACTTTTATTTGTTGCACAGCTAGCTCTTGAGAATCAGGATGAACAAAATCTCATAATTGTAATCTAACCACCATGATTATATTCCGTAAACAGCGACCAAACACAAGGCAAATCGTAAATTACTTTTGAACAAACTAGAAATGAAGTATTGGTCTCGCTGAAACTATATATCTATTTGATTGTAGATTAGTGCATGCTGTAATATTTCTTTTCTGGTTTTGTAAGTTCATTAGCATGTAACCACATTGTTCCATATACAGCTACTATGTGCATAATGgttttttcaaaatcatttaaATCGGAAAAATAGTGGTTGTTATTCAAGCTACATGACAATAGTAGTACAATGTTAAAGCATTAATAAGGAAGAGAGATTTTTGTAGAGCAAAAAAGGCTCTTCAGTGCATAAATAACCAACTCTCTCTACCGGATGGCATCTATTTTATGAGAGAGGTTGTATCGTCATTGTGACTGTAATCTGTAATTTCCTTTGTTAAATGCTCTTTTATTTCTTCTTATCTCGTTTATCATTATCCTAATGAAAGTTAATCTGGAATTTTCACTCACAATGTTATTTAGAGATAAACAAAAATATGGAACAACAAGAGATTTACTGGCAGTAAGAAAGAAGAAGCTTTCAGACATCGTAACTTATTTCCAAATTGACACAGTGTACGTGTAAGCAATGAGCTTGGTGCTGGCAATCCAAAGTCGGCTGCATTTTCGGTGATCGTCGTGACCATGATGTCTTTCATAATATCCGTTATAGCAGCAGTAATCGTCCTTTGCCTTCGGGACTACATCAGCTATGCCTTCACTGAGGGTGAGACTGTTGCTCGTGCTGTCTCTGATCTCTGTCCCTTGCTTGCCATCACCCTTATCCTCAACGGTATCCAGCCTGTGCTATCTGGTAAGAAACTCtccctctgtgtgtgtgtgtgtgtgcgcatgCGCGCGCGTGTGTATCATCACTAATCAGTTCTGTCGACTTTATGGAACAGGAAGCACTTGAGGTAGAAGAAATATATAACATGCTTAGGATCACGCAACCTTAGTTGTGTTCTCTAGTTGACATTGATTTTGAAATCTACATTGCGAATATGGAATTGACTACTTACTATTGgagacttctcttcttctttttatcatTTCTGAAAATAAACCTTAATGTGTCAACACTCTTATGTGATTGTTCctttatgaaagaaaaaagaacataGATATGATAGATGGACGACTTCATCATCTTGTGGTCAAACAACTTCGGCTTGAACCTATCCTCCTGCTTTTACATTAGGATTTAAAATCATTGTAGAGTCTGGAACCACTTGCTAATTACAATAAATCAAGCAATTTTCCAAAGACAAAAAGACCTGTAATTTTCATAGTTCTATTGATAGAAAAGTCTAATCAGCGTGATGCACATAACTGAAGGTGTTGCTGTTGGCTGTGGATGGCAAGCTTTTGTGGCATATGTCAATGTTGGCTGTTATTACATAGTTGGTGTCCCATTCGGTTCTCTCCTTGGCTTCAAATTTGGCCTCGGAGCGAAGGTAAAAGTTTATATATAAGCATCAAATTTGTCTTCCCTAATGGAATTCGGTCAACAATTATACAACTCGTTTGATCGCTAAATTCTGAATACTCGCATGTGTGCAGGGAATATGGGGGGGTATGATTGGTGGAACTATAATGCAGACCCTTATTCTGATGTGGGTCACTTTCCGAACCGACTGGAACAAAGAGGTAATCTTCAATTCATGGCATTTAATCTTGTTTCCGACAAGATCGTTATCGTGATCATTTCTTTGATATTGGTTGATGACCTCCTCTACCATGATAAtcgacaagcttgattccaagcaTATACTTTCTGAATCGAGAGTAAAAAGATCATAGCCAATGCTTTTACTTCTCTGATCCTTGGAAATAATTGTATCAAACCTTCACCTTGAAAAGATGGTAGGCAGTGGCTCCATAACATTGAGTCTTCTTAATTTGGTTTGCATAGTTCAGTGTTATCCAATTGCAAAAAGATCGGAACTAAACCTACTTATCAAAAGTATCTTCACAAATCATATGTTTGTGTTGCTCAGAGAACAAGGAGAATTCAAAGGTATTGCTCCGAGTAAAGCACTAATTAATACACCActtttatttttttgtcattttagcaCTAATGACACACAAATTACCTTGTGATTTTTGCATGAGTTTGGCCAATGTTTTTTCTATCTGGTATCTCCTATTATGTAAAGATAGCCGCCACCGTCAAACGCTATGTATAAGCTATTGCAAAGAACCTTTGTTTTTGTCAGAATTTTCTGTCATCTTTAAGCACCTTTTAAATCTTTGGTGTTTGGTGCCATTATCTTCTTTTATCTGACACCACGATGTGACGGTAATTTAAAATTAGAATCCCCTTTGATAAGTTAATTGCAGCTCCATTCTTCTGCCCTCCACTGATGTATCAAAGAAATTCCATCAAGAGAAAGGAACAAACTCAAAAACAAATGTGTCAAAGAAAGATTTATAGATAGGAAGACAGAGATGTTGGTTGAAATTTGGAGAGGTTTATGATGTTCTTTGTATTAATGCAGGTGGAAGAAGCTAAGAAGAGACTGAACAAGTGGGACGGCAAGAAGGAAGAGCCCCTTCTATCCTAGCAAACCAGTGCTTGGATaccttttgatctgtcaagatcaTCCTCTTTATGGCACATCAAGATCCGATCGAAGAAACCAGTTAGGTTCAGATTAAATGATGTGTGTATCTGATGTATTGATGCATTAAAGAATGAGGTCGACGTGATCTGCTgagagattgagagagagagagagatgcataaTTTATTTGTGGTTATTGTGACATCATTTCGTATCTGAGCTTTAAATCAAGTTCCATAAATCTTTGAGATTACCTTTGAACAACTTGGAGAATAAATGCATACATTTGGGCCCAATTACCTTTGAACAACTTTGGGATTACGTTTGAACAACTTTGAGATTACGTAGGATAATGAAGCTTTCCTTTCATGGGCTACATTTGGGCCCAAATTACCAATGCGTTAGACTCGTATTTGGTAGTCGAATTAGGCCCAATTAGAGAAGCCCATACTTCTCTCTATTTATTGTGATCGCCGCCCCTTCTCGCTCGCATCCTCCGCCGCTCGCTTCTCCGGTTCGATGGCGATTCGAGCCGCCGTGTCCCGACTAAAACCCGCATCCTTCCCCTCCTCCTATACGGAACTGCTTCGAATCATCCTCGTTGCGAACCCCTCGCAGCAGCAGATAACTCGTCTTCCTCTCCTTTATTCGCCGCGGGCAAGGATCGGAGAAGGGACGACGGCGGCGCTGGAGTTGAGGCGGAAATACCACGACGGCCGGCCCAGGGGGCCGCTGTGGAGGGGGAAGAAGATGATAGGCAAGGAAGCGCTGTTCGTCATCCTGGGGCTCAAGAGGTTCAAGGACGACGAGGAGAAGCTGGGCAAGTTCATCAAGACCCACGTTCTCCGGCTGCTCAAGATGGACAAGATCGCCGTCCTTGTCGAGCTCGAGCGCCAGGAGGAGATCGATTTGGCGCTTAAGGTACGTCATCTTGTTTTGATCACGCCGTGCTTGATGCTTATAGATGGATAGAGTTTGAGGGGCTCGGTGTGATTAGCTTTCGTTTAAgttatatttttccttttattgctTTCTTCCCGAAATTTGTGCTTCTGCAATTTCAGAAGTCAAGAGTAAAATACTGTTAAATTCTAGCTATATCATCTCTCATGAAATCAAAATGTGGCCTGTGTTCTCAGACCTTTTCCaaacaacaaagaaaagaaaagaaatttagcTATATTGTACAGCTTGAAATGAGCTAATATTTGATAGTTGAGATTCCGATATGActtttaattttgaatataagTAAAAGGCACTCTTTCAGATTTTCTACATATAATAGAAACTTTTTTACAAGATTTTTGGCTCATTGGCTCTGTGGTCTTTGTAAAATATTTACTCAGTTCCAGTAAAAAAGGATACATTTTAATAACCCTCGTAATATATGTTTAGTGAAGTTGTTACTTAGAACAAGATATTGGGCTCATTTGATATTGCTTATGTGTGAGACTACAACTTTATGTGATTTGTTTGATGCGACATATGTTCTTTGCAAATATTGGAATTGAGGCTTACCGAGAGCTGAAGCCCACCCATCAAAACTTGTTCTTTTTCCATTGTTTGCAACCATTAACGAAATGTCCAGAATCTGTTATCAAATATCTTTTTAGCCCACTCTTGCCGAGAAATTTCAAGTATCTTCTTAATTTAAAAAGTTTAACCCCAGTTGTAGATAAATTATATCTTTGAACAGTTTTAAGACATAAACTTGAAGGAAAAAAAAGCAAATATTTGGAATTTCCTTCCACATATCAACTAAACTGAAGTCTACAGTTACTTGAGGGTATTGATGTTCAAGAAGTTCTTGTGTAGCTTATCAGTTTTTCTGATAGTTATTGAATCGTTTGGGAATTCCAGTATGTTCTATGGCGATGTAGGTACATCCTTGCTAAGCTGTTATGGATTGAGTGGATGGAGACACATCAGCTTTTCTGATAGTTATTGAATCTGATAGCTTCAGAAATTTCAGTGTCTTGAGGAAACATCCTGCTAAACAGGTTTAGACATAGGGGACTAAAAGGTATTGTTATTCAAAGTTTGGAAGTGTGTTATTTTATTATGAGATACTAATGAAAGGGAGATAGAAGAAGGTAGGGTGTAAACATAGAATTAGAAGGTGGTACGAAAGCTGATTATTCAAAGATTGGTGCGGTGGACGTTTGTCTTGGTGCAAGAGAAAGAGATCCTTTTCATTGTTTATAAAAGGTAGTTTGTTTTTCTCAGAGATGTAGATCTAATGCACTTTTGATTCTTGTCCAACATTTTTTTCTCGCATGACCATTATCAGATCAAAATCCTGCATTTTTCTAGCTTTTGCCCTTGTTCACTATCCAGTTGAAACAAGAATCAGTTGGTTTTTGGGGCTCAATAGACAACAGTTCCATGTGGTTCTCTTCTTCAAGTGTATAACTTACACGCATCTGATAATTTCGTAATTTGATTACTGTATATGTGATTCTTTATTACCAGTAGATTAGATGGGTACATGAATAGATGAAAATGTATGTAAACTCATTAATTTTTCATCCTAGTTCTTGGTGGCATATTATTTTGAATATCGTTGACAAATATGCCATAGATATCAGAACTAATAATGGGCTCTGGCAATCTACTTGTCAGATGTTTAGGATTATACAGGAGGAGGATTGGTACAAACCAGATGTATAtttgtacaaggatttgattgtaGCTCTTGCGAAGTGTAAGAAGATGGAAGAGGCCATGCGAATATGGGAAAGTATGCGGAAAGAGGAATTGTTTCCTGATTCCCAGACGTATGCTGAGGTAATCAGGGGATTTCTGAGATACGGATCACCTGCGGATGCCATGAACATCTATGAGGACATGATGAAGTCTCCAGAGCCTCCAGAAGAATTGCCTTTCAGGATACTGTTGAAGGGGCTTCTGCCACACCCGTTGCTTAGGAATAGAGTGAAACAAGATTTCGAGGAGCTATTTCCAGAGCGACACATTTATGACCCACCAGAAGAGATCTTTGGCATGAGATGAGGTAAACATTGTTGGTGTTATCTTTCTCCCGCACGCCGCTTAAGCCTCAATTATACTATAACTTTCAGCACCAAAGTGTGAGCAT
This Musa acuminata AAA Group cultivar baxijiao chromosome BXJ1-2, Cavendish_Baxijiao_AAA, whole genome shotgun sequence DNA region includes the following protein-coding sequences:
- the LOC135606436 gene encoding protein DETOXIFICATION 40-like, whose amino-acid sequence is MDSAATLSSPLLSPTGDDDVDQPLPPSTPPAMADEGEAHGASGQLEIVLNDASIPWARRMWLASLIEMKLLVFLAAPAVMVYMINYVMSMSTQIFSGHLGNLELAAASLGNTGIQIFAYGLMLGMGSAVETLCGQAYGAHKYEMLGIYMQRSTVLLMATGVPLAVIYAFSRPILVLLGESPEIAKAASIFVYGLIPQIFAYAANFPIQKFLQAQSIVAPSAYISAATLAVHLLLSWVAVYKIGLGLFGASLVLSLSWWIIVAAQFMYIVTSRRCRFTWMGFTWQAFSGLPEFFRLSSASAVMLCLETWYFQVLVLIAGLLENPELSLDSLSVCMTISGWIFMISVGFNAAASVRVSNELGAGNPKSAAFSVIVVTMMSFIISVIAAVIVLCLRDYISYAFTEGETVARAVSDLCPLLAITLILNGIQPVLSGVAVGCGWQAFVAYVNVGCYYIVGVPFGSLLGFKFGLGAKGIWGGMIGGTIMQTLILMWVTFRTDWNKEVEEAKKRLNKWDGKKEEPLLS
- the LOC103975583 gene encoding protein THYLAKOID ASSEMBLY 8-like, chloroplastic, whose product is MAIRAAVSRLKPASFPSSYTELLRIILVANPSQQQITRLPLLYSPRARIGEGTTAALELRRKYHDGRPRGPLWRGKKMIGKEALFVILGLKRFKDDEEKLGKFIKTHVLRLLKMDKIAVLVELERQEEIDLALKMFRIIQEEDWYKPDVYLYKDLIVALAKCKKMEEAMRIWESMRKEELFPDSQTYAEVIRGFLRYGSPADAMNIYEDMMKSPEPPEELPFRILLKGLLPHPLLRNRVKQDFEELFPERHIYDPPEEIFGMR